The DNA region ACGCGATGAGGATCCATGCCGAGGCCAACGTCCCCATCTACACGAATCGTCCACGGCATTTCGTCCGTGTTTCCAGTGCGGCCAAATTCAAATGTCCGCCGACGTGCATTGTTGATCTCGGTCTGCGATACTTGTGGCAGCGGCACCATCTGACGGCCGCCCTCCTCGTACATTGCGGGATCCATACTCCGATCCACGCCACCATAAGCCTGCACGCGGAATTCCATGATGCGGCCAACGCCCGGATCGCCTTGGTAGCGACCGCTGAAGGCGTCCGCGATCGGCACCGTTTCGCGCGGGCGACGACCGTCACGGTGCTCAAGCAGATTCACGAGATAGAGCCGCGCGCCCGGTGTGAATTGGCTGAAATCGACAACGATGTCGTAGCGCTCAGCGATCGCTTGCTCCGGCAGCGACTGCGATTCCGAATTCGGGAAACGCACAGTGTGCTGCATGATGTTGCCATCATTGGCGATCATATGGAACGGCACTGGTTGCCCAAGCTGATTGACCAAGGCGAGTTGGAAATTTCGCGACACGCTGCCGTTCAGAATACGGAAGCGATAACGGCGCGCGCGAACATCCAAGTATGGCCGCCAGGTCCAATTCACCAACACTTGGTCGCCCAGGAAGCCATCGAGATTGAAGATATTAAACCAGAGCTGGCCAGCGGAATCCCAGGCCTTATCGGCAATGACAAGATTCACATCGTAGTCGCGATTGCCCCAATCAAGCGCGGTGCCACTCGGGAAGCAAAGGTTTGGATTATTCGCGTTAGCGTAATTGCAGCGCAAACCTTCACGACCACGATCAATGGCGCTGTAGATATTCATCATCGCCGCATTGCCCTTGTACACGTTCTGCGCCGTGTAATCGAGCATGTGGTCGTGGAACCAAAGTGTGCTTTGCGTTTCGCGCCAATCGCCGCGGATGCGGGTGATGCCGCCATTTCCGTCCGGATACCCTGCGCGATTGTCCGTGGCGCTGGTGTTGATCGTGTCGTGCCCCGCCAACACCATCGGCCAATGATAATCGTAGAATTGCCCAGGGAAGAAGAACGCGGCCGCAAACCCATCACTTTCAGCGGGATTGTGCCCGTTGTGTTGGTGGGTGGTGATCGTGTTGGCCCCGAAACCGTTGTTGGCGGAGGGATCAATTGGAAGCGTGTTGAAGTGACGGAAAAGAACCGGCTCGCCAATGCGGGCCATCAGCAGCTTAGGCGGCATCGTGCCGTCGAAGGTCCACACCGAATTACGATTTTGAATCGGAAAGTTGGGGTGAAAACGAACCTCGGTGCCGCGCGTCGTGCCGCCCCTGTAATAGAGGCCGCCATTACGACGGAACTCACCGACGGCATAACCATGGCGCTGCCATGCATCGCGCAAACCGCGGTTCGCACGCGCGCCCGCTTGCGCCGATTGAAAATAGACGCGCGGATAAAACTCATCCCAGCGCTGGTGAGCAAACCATTCGCCCGGCGGCCGCCCCTCGACGGAACTCGTCGCGAGCGGGCGTACGCAAGACCCAACCAGCGTGGCCCAGTAAGAGCCACGCGTTTGGTTCGCCTCGCGCGTCGGTAAGGGCGACAAGGGTTGGCGCAAGAACGTATCAAGCGCTGCGCTGTTGGGCGTGCCAGCGCATCCATTCGCTGAAGGCAATGGCGTACACGTGGGGCAAGGCGCTGTCGGCACCGCCTGGGTGCCGAATTCCTCAAACAACATCAGCGGCTGACTGAAGGGCGTCGCCCCAAAGGTTGGGCTACGCGGCCCGCCAGTGGGAACATCGAAATCTTCTGCTTTTGCAGTCGGCGTGGTCAGAAGCGTCAAGGCGAGGGCGCCACCGACGATCAATTTTGCCGAATACCGACCAATCCCAAAAAGCGCGCCCATTCTGAATCCCCAGATTCCCACGACAGACCGCAGCGTCCGCACATGGAAACCAAGTAATTCTGGAACAATTTACCATGAAGCGAACGTAATTCGCCCATTAAGGGAATGGCTTATTTATCAATACATTGACGACTGTAATTGCAACCACTCTAAGGCGCCTCAGCGCCGTTTTGTGCAAGTGCGGCGCGTTCTTGGCTCACATCGAGCACCTCGACCCGCCCCAAATTCGCAATGGCGACATCAAGCGGTGAATGCGCCCCTGCCGGCGTATAGGCTTCATCGTCAGCAGCGACCGCACTGGCCACCATCCGCCAGGCGCCACCCTCATGGCGACATGCCAGCACGTCAGTACTGTGTTGGTCCCGCGTCAGCCTGAATTGTCGGCAAAATTCGCCCGCCTCGCTTTGTAATGACAGTACAACTTCGAATATTCCGAAGTCGCTTTCGTATACACGACCACTGGACAATGTATTGAGCAAACGCGCTTGGTCTGCGGGTATCTCGTAAACAGCGTGCATTGGCGCGGCTTCGTCAACAATCCGGCCAATAAGGACGCCCAGCACCAACGCAGCAGCAACTGCCGCAACACGTGCGCCCCAATTGCGCCAAGCACGCTTTTGTTCACCGCGCAATATCATCGCGGCAATCGCGTCGGGCTCGCTTTGCACTTCCGGCGCTAGTCCACGTTTCAACAAAGCATCCGCCGCTTGCATGCGCCTCAAGCGCGTCGCAGCGCCGTTGTCGCGACGCAGCTTATCTTCCACATCAGCGCGCTGATCAGCGTCTAGCTCGCCATCGAGAAACGCACCGATCAACTCGTCATTGAGCATTTTTGCCTCTCCGTATTGGCACGACATCGCCGCGCTGCAGCGCGGTCGATAGCGCGGCACGGGCGCGCGACAACCGGCTCATAATCGTCCCAATTGGCACACCGAGCGTTTCGGCTGCCTCCGAATAGGAAAGCCCCTCAAGCACAACTAGAGTAAGCACCGCCCGTTGATCGGCATGCAATGCACCGAAGGCTGCACGGACCACGCGCATCTCGTCTCGCATCTCAACGATCTCGCGTCCGTCTTCGCCCGCGACATCCATGTCGTCGAGCGTCTGAAACGGCGCATGCCTTTGCGCCCGCCGCATATCGATCCACCGGTTTTGGATAATCTTGAACATCCATGAATCGAGGCGTCGCCCCGCCTCGAACGCCGCCCAATTGCGTAGCGCACGCTCCACGGCAGAATGTAGCAGGTCTTCCGCTGCTTCCTGTTGCCCCGCCAGCGCAAGCGCGAAACGTCTCAGCCGCGGCAGCAGCGACACGAGCTCCGTCCGGAAGGCGAGGCTGTCCTTTTTCATCCCTCAGGGCGACTACGCTTGACGAGTATTTCTATTCCCGCACGGTATTATTCGCCTGATCTCCTGGCGTGGTGCATCAAGACGCGCGGTGGGTGAAATGACGCGGCTTGTCTCTCTTGCGACGTGTGCACTTATCGTCACAGCGCTCAGCTTTGGATGGCCAGGAGCGGGGAACTCCTTCCTCGATGGCTCGTCCGCCTGGGCGTCGGGTCGCGATGACGCTGACGATGGCCCCGATCTGGACGACTATGACAATTCCGGCCCTGGGAATGGCGATTGGGAGCCGGGCGACGATGACGACTACGATTCAAGCGGCCATGGCGGCGGCGATGATTTCGACGACCAGCCCGATGACGACTCGAACTCCGGCCCGGGTGGTGGTGGGGATGACGGTCGTGACGAGCATGAAGCCTCCCGCAACATCCGTGGCGCAGATTATGATCAAGCTCAGCTCATCGAACACGTCCTCTATTCGATCGAATACGACGAGCACTGGGGCGAGTATCTACCACACGAGGTCGTGCTCGTAGGCCACGCCGAAGACGTACGAACCGCACGCCGACTTGGCTTCCGACGCCTCAGCACACGGCGACTTACGTCCGGCGGCGTGATGGTGCGCCTGCGCATTCCTTCACGAACGCCTATTCCAGAGGCGCTCGCAATCCTCAGACACGCGGCGCCACAGGCGCTCGTGACGCACAACAGCATCTATCGCAGCTCCCAATCCTCGAGCGCGACGTTTGCATCCAGGCGATCGCGCGCGCCTGCGCGGCTCCAAGGCGCACTTGGCATTATCGACACGGGCGTCGACCCCAACGCTCTACCCGTATCCAACGCCCTGCTGAGCCAGCGTGCGTTTGCCGGCCCGCGCAGCGTTGCGCGCACTCACGGCTCTGCTGTCGCCGCCATTGCGGTGCAGAACGGCGCACACGTCCACGTGGCGGACGTCTTCGGTGAAAGCACCGACGGCGCTTTGGCCGCCTCTGCCGAGCGCATCGCCGCAGCCCTCGACTGGATGATCGCTAATCGTGTGGCGGTGGTGAATATCAGCGTGCAGGGACCTAGCAACGCCATCCTGGAAGAGATGGTTCGACGCGCGGTCGATCGCGGTCACATCATTGTCGCTGCCGCGGGCAATCGCGGCCCTGCCGCTCGTCCCACCTTCCCCGGCGCCTTTGACGGCGTGCTCGCCATCACAGCGATCGACGCCGAGGGCCAGCCCTACATCCGCGCCAATCGCGGCGACTATATCGATTTCGCTGCGTTTGGCGTCGACGTACCCGTGCAGCTGCAGAACGACGCAATGCACGTCACCGGCACATCGTTCGCGGCGCCTGTCATTGCCGCACGCGTTGCAAAAGATCTGCACGAACCCTCGCCGACGCGCGCAATCGCCATCATCGCTGACTTGCAGCGGCGCGCCCACGACCTCGGAGACCCAGGACACGACAACATTTTTGGCTGGGGTGCTTTGCGCGACTAGTTGAGCGCAGGCGGTCGCGGCGTGAGACGATCATGCGTCCGGTCGGATGAGAAAGGCGTTCGCCAGGGATAGAGCGTATACACTTGTGCGCCCCGCCGGCGAAGCGAACTGTTGACCGAGCGCGTCAAGGCATCGGTCATCGCCTGCACATCGTCATCGTCGCGGACGATGTAGGGCGTCAGCAGAATGACGAGTTCCACCTTGTCGCCTGTGACCTCTTCACTCCGGAACGCTGCACCGATAACGGGCAGGTCCTTGAGGCCCGGAATACCGCGTTGGTCGCGCGTGTAAGTGTCCTGCATCAATCCGCCAATGACAGCGGTCATGCCCTCTTGCAGCGAGATCTGTGTCGAGACGCTACGATTGAGGATGAGCGGACTATTGATCGCGGCACTCGTATTCGGTTGTTGGCTCGAGACCTCTTGGTAGAGCGAGATATCGATGCGATCGTCTCCATACACTATCGGCCGCACGTTGAGAATGATGCCGGTCTGACGATATTGCACCGTCTGCAGCACATCCGTATCCCCGCTGCTTTGACTGTCTGAGGCGCGTTGCGACGTAATGATTGGCACATCGATACCAACCAAGATTTCGGCCTCATTACCGGAGCGCGTGAACACACGCGGCGTTGAGAGAATGTTCAAATTTCGGTTTGAGGCAAACGCGTTCAGAGCGGCCTCCACGCGCCCCCGCGAAAACACATGCGACGCCACCACGCCGAGCCCACCTGGTTGTCGCGTAGTTCCACCTTCTGTGGTCGCCGTGAGCGTACCGTCTGTAATCGTCTGATCCAAAAACCACTCGATGCCGAACCGCGTCTCGTCAGTTAGCGTCACTTCCGCGATCGTCAACTCCACGAGCACTTGCCGTGGCGGCTGATCCAATTGCACGAGTGTGTCGCGCAATCTCTGATACTCACTCGACGTGCCGCGAAAGATTAGCCGATTGCCGATCGCGTCCACAGTGATACCGCCGGCGCCTCGTGCAACCGGCTGAACGGTACGCCCTCCGCCGCTGTTTCCATTTCGCCGCACCGCAATTTCCGGAGGCGTGACGCTAGCGGCGGATTCGCTCGCGGCTGAGCCTGGTCCGACCAACGCAGCCAATTCCTCGGCGCTCACATTCTGCGCCGTATAAATGAACAGCCCCTCGCCATTGCCCAGGGCGGAGGCGCTATCGAGCGTCCGGATCCAGTGGAGCGCACGGTCGAACATGCGCGTATCGCTTGCGAAGAGCAGGACCTGATTGGCATTGGGCAAGGGCAGCAGCACAAGCGATCCACCTCGTGCCTCCAATGGGTTCTGCACCCGATATCCCTCGGCCCGCAGCGCTAACGTCACCTCTTCCGCCAATTGTTCGACCGACAGAAACACAGGCTCAATGCGCGCGATCTGTCCACTTGAAAAGTGCGGTTGATCGAGCTCACGCAACACCGCAGCCGCAGCCGCCACATCGCGCGCGCCACCACTGATCAACAGCGTGTTCGTATCTTCGTTTGCGGTGAAGCGCACTGACCCGCGATTTGGATAAGCCTGTTCCAGAACTGGGAGTATCGACGCAACGTCGAGCGTCGAGATCGGGAAGAATTGCATCACAGGGCGCGACGGCCCCGGTGTCTCCGGTCCGGTGCGCGCGCGGATGAAGCTTGGGGCGCGACCGCTCAAGACAGTGTCGTCAAGGATGTGCACGCCGCCTTCGTCGATGACGACCGCGAGTCCGTATTGCGCCAATGACATTTGCGCCATGGTGAACAGACGTGTGGTTGTCATCACGTCCGGCCCCCGGAGCGCGATGATCTCGCGACGCTCGGCGACACCCGGCCCCATCGCGTAGGGCACGCGCAGCAATTCACCAAAAACCGTATCGAGAAATTGAGGCAGAGGCTGCGGTGGCAAACTCACCTGAAGGTCCCGCGCATCGACGAGCGCTGAGATTTGTTCTTGCGTGGGCGCCGTCCGTTGCACCTCTGCGATCGCAGGAGTCTCTGCCGGCGATGGTGCTATGATTTCGATAGCACTTGAAGCCGCATCTTCACGGGGACCCGCAATGGTCGCGGCGCCGTCCGGCAACCCAACACCCGGCGTCGCCTGAAGTCGCGGAAACGACGCGCAGCCCGACAAGGCCAGCACATAGGCCGCCAATATGAGCGCGCGTTGTCGCAATGTCCCCGGGGCCCTGGCCACGCATTTCTCCGCTAATGACCGCCTAGCACGTTTGGGGCCACGCTCACGGTGCAATCCCCGAGGACGCGAACACATCGATCGTTCGCACCTCGCGGCGACGGCGCAGCTCAACCGATTGCGGTCCAATTCGTGCAACACGCCAGCGATCCTGGTAAACATCGCCCACACGGAGTGCGCGTCTCTGCGTTGTTTGGTTAAAGTCCACGATCCAAACCACATGGCCGTCATCGCGCTCTTCAATTGCCGTGAGATCACGGCGAAAAAGAAGTGCGATATCCGGCGGCGGAGGCCCCTCATCAATCACGAGGGGCGGCCTCAATCCCAGCGCCACCAGCCGCGCCCTCGCTTCTGCGGCCTCAGCGCTCGGATGCGCCAATGTGGGAATCTCAATCGCCGCTTCATTGGCAGGCGCAGGCCTCGGCGCCGTTAACCATCCAAGCCCCAAGCCGCCGAGCACACCGCCAAGGATGATCCACATCTGCGCATTCATGGCGAACCAATCTCTCGCAGGAGCGGCACGGCGACCACCAGCGTAAGCTGCTGCGCCCCCTCCTCGCCAACGACATCAATTGATTGCACCGCGTAACTGCGTTCAGTGGATTCCAGGGCCTCCAGCAATGCAATCATGCTGCCCCAATCAAACGCCGCGCTTATGGTCACGGGCTGCAGCGTCACACGCCCTTCGCCGCCGCTTGGTTCCAGCAGGGTTATCTGCACATCGGAGAAGCCCGCTTGCTGGGCGTAGGTCTCCAATTCCACCAACATCTCTTCGCCGGATAGTTCGTCGGTCGCCAACCCTGAGCGCCAGGCGTTTCCAACGCCTAAAGCCACGCGATTGCGAAATTCCTCGTTCGAGAACACGCTCAACAGCGTTGCACGCTCTGCAGCTTGCTGAGTGGCCCGCGCCGCCTCTCGACCACTCGCGCTTGCCCACTCAAGCGCGTAGAATGCAGCCGTGACGGCCGCCACTGCTGCAAGAAGCGCAAGCCCTGCGCGCTCGCGCGGCGTCGATCCACTCACTGTCCGAGCGATGGCCTGAACCGTCGATGCGATCACCCGCGCTCCTCCGGCCCTGCCATAGCCGGACATGGCGCGTCCGGTTCTGTTACGTTGGCCCTGATCTCGAAGCGGCCAGCGCCGGCAATCTCCGGCATCGCCGCGCAAAGATGGTCGGCTTCGTCGATGCCGCGCACTACATCCCGCACCGGCGTTTCGCCAAGCACACCGTTTACGAGCAGGCTCATCTGTCCGTCGCTGATGCGCCAAGTATCGGCCTGCAGACCGAACCGAGCCAGCACCTCTTGCGCCTCTGTCGCCGCGATCAACACGTGCCGCGGTCGGGTCGCCCGCGCATATTCAGTCAGAAATCGATGCTGCTCAATCGCCTCGGCAACAGGCGCATCTTCGCGCAATGTCTGCTCGACGGCTTCGATGCGCGCCTCTTCGCGCTGTGCAATAGCGCTCGACTTGATCGCCTGGCCACTCAGGAACGCACCAATCGCGGCCGCGCATATCGCCATTGTTACGCTTGCGCGCTCCGCATCGCGCCAAGAAGGCGGCGGGCCAATTACGCGCCACCGCCAAGCTATGCTGCTCAGCGGCAGCTTTATCGGAGGCGGCGGATCAGCCGGCGCCGCAATAGCTGGGCTCGCCACACTCAACACGAAAGTGCGCCATTGCTCAGCGGTAAAGTCTTGTCGCCGCCACATCGAGGCTTGCAGGCATCCCGCCTCCCAATATTCCCCCGCCACGCCTTCTGCGCATGCCACGATACGCCAACCTTCACCTGCGGCGCCCCATACGCTTTCGGGAGACACCCGTCCAAGCGGCTCCAAAGCCGCGAGTTTATTGCGATCCCAATACCAGATGGCGGCGCCGATAGTCGTGCGCAGAATGAGCGTCCCCGGATTGTCGAATGGTGCATGAGCCTCAGCGAACACGCGCGCCGCCTGCGCACGCTGAAAGAAGTTCAGCGAAGGTGGCGCGCGATAGACGCGAAACCGCGTCAAGGCGCGGCTCAGAATCACATCGCGCGCACCGCCACGGTGCGGCGTCGCCACATCCGAAACAGCGCCGCTCTCAAGGAGCAGGCGGTGCGAGCGAGAGGGAGGTGATTGCTTGGTCATCCCGTATCGGCGCTAACCTGAGTTCGCGTTGCTCCACCCACCTGAAGGGTTGCGTGGCGTCCTCGCCGCCCAACTCCATCCGTCTTTCAATCCCATGCCGAGGGCCGCGAGAACCGAAAACGGCTCGGACGCGAAATTCCCGCCCAGGGACGAGGCTAAAGTCGCCGCGCGCGACGCGCCCGGCGCCGATAAGACCTTCAAGCTCCGCGAAATCAGTCAACGCCGATGCCTCGCGGCGCACGATGAGCGCTGCTGCACTACGCGCATCATCGAGCATCGCCTCCAGCACCGGCCGCGGCGCCGTGTTGATGTTGATCCCGGGGCCCGGTGCGCTCGCCGTTAACCAATCCCAGACGTCGCTGCGATCCATGCCCTGCGCACGCCAACCCATAATTTCCAACGCCTCCCAACGCGCTACCAGCGGCCGATCGGCGGGCGCCGGCATTCCGGCCCGCGTGTACTCCGCGCGCTCCGCGCCGCGATCGCGCACAAGATCGTCGCCATCGACATAATCCGCCAACGCGGCCGCGAGCGCAGGCGCGGCCTCCCCGGCGCCGCCGCGCTGAAGCAACGACGCGAGCCCGCTTTGGTCTGGATTGTTTAACTCAAAAAGCCCCGCTTCGTCCTGCACCGCGACATGGAGCCCCGGCGCACTTTCGACCGCATACCAACGCCCATCGAGCGCAAGCTCAGTCCCATCCCAACGCGCCGCGTCGCCAATTCGGAGCGCCCGCCCGTCCGCGTCATGCGTGAGCAACAGAAACGCCACCCGCGTCGCCGCATTTTCCGCGGCGAGCAAATCCCCACTTTCGCGCAACCGCATAGATGAAGCGTTCACATCACCGGCGACACGTGCGGCGGCCAGCACCGAAAATGCCAGCACGGCGACCACGACAATGGCCAACAACAGCGCATATCCCCGCTCGGCCGGCCTCATGAGGCACCATTTGACGCGCGCTCGATCCATATAACACGCGCGCGTGTCCCCTGGCGCAACTCAAACCGGACAAAAGGCGCATTTTCGGCGTCGCGCCAAGTTTCCTGCCACGAAACGCCATCGGCGCTGTAGGCAAAAGCCCCCACCGCACCGCCATTCCACGCCAGTATCTCGCGTTCGCGTCCATCGCTGATGCAATTCAATGCCTGGTCGCCAATCGAAAGCACCACCGCCGGCGCGCCTGCATCGGCGCACGCGGCAATCGTCGGTAAGCTTGGGTGCAACACGATACGCGTGGTGTCGCCCACAATCACCGCTTCCGGCTCGCCCTCACGCTCGCGGCGCGACACGGCGCGCACGAGTGTTCTGAACTCACGCTCGGCGCGCATCTCATCGACCGTATCGACAGCGCGCTCTGCGATTGCAGTGTTGTTGATCGCGCCGCGTGTCAGCAATGGCAGGATCAAGAGGGCCAATAGCGCCGTGATTGTCGTAACGACGATGGCCTCGATAATCGTCAGACCCCGTTCGCCGTCCCGCCGCTGGCTCACGGATCATCGCCATAGGCGATATCGCCCGCCAAACCTTCGCCGCCCTCCGCGCGGTCCGCACCAAGGCTCACAATACGCGGCCGCCCGAAATCAGTCGTCGGCGCCGCATACACGTACGCGGCGCCCCAAGGGTCGAGTGGCGTGTCCGCATCGAGATACGGCCCACGCCACAGCACCGCATCGTCCCCACGCGGCGGCGTGTTCAAAAGGGCGATGCCTTCCTCGTCACTTGGATAGCGGCCAAGATCCATCCGCATCGTTTCGATCGCCGCGCCCAGCGCACGCACCTGAACGCGCGCGGCCGTCACTTTCGAGCGATCCAATTGCGCCATGAGGCGCGGTCCCACCAGGGCCGCGATGAGCGCGATAATGGTCAGCACAATGAGCACTTCGAGCAGGCTATAGCCCCGCTCGCGTCGCCGATTTCGTTTCAAGTGCTCAGGCTTTCTCACGCGTGCAGTATCGGCCCGGCGGCGCATCCCGCATACCAGATTAGCTTGTCGCGACGCGCGCCACCAGCGATCTGCCGAATTCGCGAAAAACACGCGCCACGCGCGCCAATATTGGCTCCCGCGCAGCCGCACCTATAGCTTAATCTCCCACCCATATCGGGACCGGTGAGGTCATGCACCAATTAGGGGAAATTCTGGTTGAGCGTGGGCTTGCGCCGGCGGACGCTGTGGCGATCGCGGCAAAGCAAGGCGAACCCCACGAACTCTTCTCAACGCTGATGCGAATTGGCGTGATCTCCGAAGATGCGCTGCTTGATTTCCTCAGCGATCAATTCCGCTTGCCCGTCTTGCCGCTCGAAGGGGGCCCGAGTCTTGAGGCCGTGCGAGAGACGCTTGCGACAACCGACGCACCGATCAGATGGTTCATCGAGCACGACCTGGTCCTCTGGCGCGACGCTGAGGGGCGCATGCACGCCGCTGGACCGCGGGCGCACGAAGCCCCGATCCAAGAAGCGCTAGAGCAATGGGTGGCCGGGGGCTACACGCTTCATCTCGCCAAGGCAATCATGGTCGATCCCATTCTGATGGCGCTGCGTGGGGAACATCAGCGGAGCCGGCACTTGGATCCGCGTCGCCTTGCCGAGTTGGCGGAAGAGGCGCCGGTCATCGACTTTGTGAACTCGGTGCTCTCCGAAGCACTCTCACGCAGCGCCAGCGACATTCATTTCGAGCCGTTTGAGGACAAGCTCATTGTCCGCATGCGCGTCGATGGCGTCCTCACGCAACGCCGCGTCGTCAGCATCGACATGTTCGACGCAGTGTCATCACGCCTCAAGCTATTGTCCGGCATGAA from Vitreimonas flagellata includes:
- a CDS encoding anti-sigma factor family protein, with the protein product MLNDELIGAFLDGELDADQRADVEDKLRRDNGAATRLRRMQAADALLKRGLAPEVQSEPDAIAAMILRGEQKRAWRNWGARVAAVAAALVLGVLIGRIVDEAAPMHAVYEIPADQARLLNTLSSGRVYESDFGIFEVVLSLQSEAGEFCRQFRLTRDQHSTDVLACRHEGGAWRMVASAVAADDEAYTPAGAHSPLDVAIANLGRVEVLDVSQERAALAQNGAEAP
- a CDS encoding RNA polymerase sigma factor, which translates into the protein MKKDSLAFRTELVSLLPRLRRFALALAGQQEAAEDLLHSAVERALRNWAAFEAGRRLDSWMFKIIQNRWIDMRRAQRHAPFQTLDDMDVAGEDGREIVEMRDEMRVVRAAFGALHADQRAVLTLVVLEGLSYSEAAETLGVPIGTIMSRLSRARAALSTALQRGDVVPIRRGKNAQ
- a CDS encoding S8 family serine peptidase, with the protein product MTRLVSLATCALIVTALSFGWPGAGNSFLDGSSAWASGRDDADDGPDLDDYDNSGPGNGDWEPGDDDDYDSSGHGGGDDFDDQPDDDSNSGPGGGGDDGRDEHEASRNIRGADYDQAQLIEHVLYSIEYDEHWGEYLPHEVVLVGHAEDVRTARRLGFRRLSTRRLTSGGVMVRLRIPSRTPIPEALAILRHAAPQALVTHNSIYRSSQSSSATFASRRSRAPARLQGALGIIDTGVDPNALPVSNALLSQRAFAGPRSVARTHGSAVAAIAVQNGAHVHVADVFGESTDGALAASAERIAAALDWMIANRVAVVNISVQGPSNAILEEMVRRAVDRGHIIVAAAGNRGPAARPTFPGAFDGVLAITAIDAEGQPYIRANRGDYIDFAAFGVDVPVQLQNDAMHVTGTSFAAPVIAARVAKDLHEPSPTRAIAIIADLQRRAHDLGDPGHDNIFGWGALRD
- a CDS encoding secretin N-terminal domain-containing protein, whose product is MARAPGTLRQRALILAAYVLALSGCASFPRLQATPGVGLPDGAATIAGPREDAASSAIEIIAPSPAETPAIAEVQRTAPTQEQISALVDARDLQVSLPPQPLPQFLDTVFGELLRVPYAMGPGVAERREIIALRGPDVMTTTRLFTMAQMSLAQYGLAVVIDEGGVHILDDTVLSGRAPSFIRARTGPETPGPSRPVMQFFPISTLDVASILPVLEQAYPNRGSVRFTANEDTNTLLISGGARDVAAAAAVLRELDQPHFSSGQIARIEPVFLSVEQLAEEVTLALRAEGYRVQNPLEARGGSLVLLPLPNANQVLLFASDTRMFDRALHWIRTLDSASALGNGEGLFIYTAQNVSAEELAALVGPGSAASESAASVTPPEIAVRRNGNSGGGRTVQPVARGAGGITVDAIGNRLIFRGTSSEYQRLRDTLVQLDQPPRQVLVELTIAEVTLTDETRFGIEWFLDQTITDGTLTATTEGGTTRQPGGLGVVASHVFSRGRVEAALNAFASNRNLNILSTPRVFTRSGNEAEILVGIDVPIITSQRASDSQSSGDTDVLQTVQYRQTGIILNVRPIVYGDDRIDISLYQEVSSQQPNTSAAINSPLILNRSVSTQISLQEGMTAVIGGLMQDTYTRDQRGIPGLKDLPVIGAAFRSEEVTGDKVELVILLTPYIVRDDDDVQAMTDALTRSVNSSLRRRGAQVYTLYPWRTPFSSDRTHDRLTPRPPALN
- a CDS encoding type II secretion system protein GspK; its protein translation is MLAIVVVAVLAFSVLAAARVAGDVNASSMRLRESGDLLAAENAATRVAFLLLTHDADGRALRIGDAARWDGTELALDGRWYAVESAPGLHVAVQDEAGLFELNNPDQSGLASLLQRGGAGEAAPALAAALADYVDGDDLVRDRGAERAEYTRAGMPAPADRPLVARWEALEIMGWRAQGMDRSDVWDWLTASAPGPGININTAPRPVLEAMLDDARSAAALIVRREASALTDFAELEGLIGAGRVARGDFSLVPGREFRVRAVFGSRGPRHGIERRMELGGEDATQPFRWVEQRELRLAPIRDDQAITSLSLAPPAP
- the gspG gene encoding type II secretion system major pseudopilin GspG, which translates into the protein MKRNRRRERGYSLLEVLIVLTIIALIAALVGPRLMAQLDRSKVTAARVQVRALGAAIETMRMDLGRYPSDEEGIALLNTPPRGDDAVLWRGPYLDADTPLDPWGAAYVYAAPTTDFGRPRIVSLGADRAEGGEGLAGDIAYGDDP